The following coding sequences are from one Dermacentor andersoni chromosome 5, qqDerAnde1_hic_scaffold, whole genome shotgun sequence window:
- the LOC126530969 gene encoding uncharacterized protein, with protein MEKLQQHRSSWRLWVASAGAWLLLIMCCCCCPEPVGATLCNELTMLSEECQCDEYNGRLTLRWANIHASPLLSDLERVAEAKIPLYEIQIRDSDLEELKKAFPQFINEHVERLTLDNTRIGQVYVGDIIRPMAKLRSLQLENETIQQLEANMFDSLPLLDELAVNSAHLVSVRENAFVKLNLSRLWLRHNHLTQVPGAVSKLPYLRELDLFENRIEVVTDQEALVLQSNLKHLRRLVMNKMQCDCDLGKGEFLSWIRRANISGVKCGEPPSLLSKDVTALTTKQFCDGAAAPPAGAAILVVIAAALAAGHFAVSVS; from the exons ATGGAAAAG CTGCAGCAGCACCGAAGTTCGTGGCGCCTGTGGGTGGCGTCTGCCGGCGCCTGGCTGCTGTTGAtcatgtgctgctgctgctgcccggagCCCGTGGGGGCGACGCTGTGCAACGAGCTGACCATGCTGTCCGAGGAGTGCCAGTGCGACGAGTATAACGGGAGGCTCACGCTGCGGTGGGCCAACATCCACGCCAGCCCGCTGCTCAGCGACCTGGAGAGGGTGGCCGAGGCCAAGATACCCCTGTACGAGATTCAG ATCCGGGACTCTGACCTGGAGGAGTTGAAGAAGGCGTTCCCGCAGTTCATCAACGAGCATGTGGAGCGGCTCACGCTCGACAACACACGTATTGGCCAAGTCTATGTGGGCGACATCATACGGCCCATGGCGAAGCTGCGTAGCCTGCAGCTCGAGAACGAGACCATCCAGCAG CTGGAGGCGAACATGTTCGACTCGCTGCCCCTGTTAGACGAGCTGGCCGTGAACAGCGCACACCTGGTGTCGGTGCGCGAGAACGCTTTCGTCAAGCTCAACCTGAGCCGGCTTTGGCTGCGCCACAACCACCTGACTCAGGTGCCGGGCGCCGTGAGCAAGTTGCCCTACCTGCGCGAGCTGGACCTCTTCGAGAACCGCATCGAGGTGGTCACCGACCAGGAGGCGCTCGTGCTCCAGTCCAACCTCAAGCACCTCCGCCGTCTGGTCATGAACA AGATGCAGTGTGACTGCGACTTGGGCAAGGGCGAGTTCCTGTCCTGGATCCGGCGGGCGAACATCAGCGGCGTCAAATGTGGCGAGCCGCCGTCCCTGCTTAGCAAGGACGTGACCGCGCTCACCACCAAGCAATTCTGCGACGGGGCCGCCGCGCCACCAGCCGGAGCGGCCATCTTGGTCGTCATTGCTGCAGCACTCGCCGCCGGCCACTTTGCCGTCTCCGTCAGCTGA